The Treponema sp. Marseille-Q3903 genomic interval TGTGCACTTTCTGCCTTGTATCTTCATACAAAAAGTGTAGCACCAGACTACAATTGCAAAGTGCCAATTTATGATGGCATTTTGCAAACGGTTATGATAGTGATGATTTATTTTCAATTTTAATCTTTTTTTTCTTTCTTCTTTTTCTTTTTCAGTTTCTGCTTTCATATTTTGTGATCCAACTAAAAAGAAAGGTTTCCAATTATCAGGATGTTTTCTTTCCTTCCATAATTCATTTAATTCATCACGGGTTGCAAAAAGTTCAGTTAGATAAAATACGGCATAATAATTGTTGTAATTAGGATTATTTGTATATCCTTTTTCATCTGTATCGATTTGTTCCATACATTCCACTAATTTTTCTTTGCTATCAGCAAATTTTAATTCAATTAAGGAATTACATTGTGGTACAAATATATCAGGTATATATGACTTAAATTTTTTTATATATTGCCCTTTTGGATTTTTTTGAATTGTAGGAAAAGTAATTCTAATTATTTTAACTAATGGATCGTAAAAATTTTTTTCTTTTTAAATTATTTCATCTTTTAAGGCAAATTCAGCATTTCTTAAAATACGCTCTAAAATCTCTATTTCTTTATTTTTAGAATTTTCATTCTTCGGAATATAAAAATCATACATAGAGTAAAAAAAAGTTCTTATATCACTAATAAGAGCAGGGACATCAATATCATACTCGTCTATATATTCAGTATCTCTTATTTTATCATGAGAAAACATTTTCTCTTTGAAATCATTATTGAATGTGTTTAATAAACCTTCTAATTTTTCCGAATCTAAAAAATATAAAATTTTATAAAATAAATTCTTAAATCTCCAATCAAGATTAAAATCAATATCCTGAAAATAAAGATTTTTACTTATTACATCATCATAGTCTTCTGGGTTTCCATATATTTCATAATATTTTTCATCATTCATTAATTGGTCATTTTGAATTTTTTCAATTTCTTTAAGGATTAGCTCATAGTTTGTTTGTTTGTCATTCATTTTTTATTCCTTATATCCCATTATTTTATAATAATCTGTTTTCCATATTTTCTTATTACAACCTTTGTTGTCACTTGTATAATTTGTACAAGCCAAGAAATAGTTATTTGATTTACCAGATTTTGCAATTAAATATCCGTCACAATCAGGACACTTCATAATTGCCAATTTTCCAGCATCAAGTTTATTTGTCATAAAATCACAGATTTCCGGTTCATTAGTACAAATCCAAAGATGAAGTCCATAAGCCTCTTTATACTTATGTTGTAGTGGATATCCACAAATCGGACATGATTTCTTGAATTTATTCTGATCAGAAACTTCTTCGTTCCATTCACCTTTTAGGACAACATTCTTATAATCATTTTTAATTTCAAGTAAAAATTCAGAAGGGTTCTGTTCCGGAGCAATAAAATAAACTCTGTTTTTTGTTCTTGTCATTGCAACATAAAACAGACGTCTTTCTTCCGCAGCATCAATTGTATTATCACGCTTAATTACATAATTCAAAACTGGATCATCTTCGATTTTTGAAGGGAAACCGTAAGTTTCATTTTTACCATTTATAACGATAACATTATCATATCCAAGACCTTTAGATGCATGAGCTGTCATAAAGATAATATTCAACTTTGGGTATTTTAGGCATTTTACTTTACTACTATCTTTGTATTCAAAAAGTCCTGAACGTTCCAGATTCTTACCATCAAAGCCGAATCGGCCTAGTAACAAAATAGAAGAAGATTTCTTTTCAGCTTGTTTGTCATATTCTAGTATTTGTTCAATAGCTATTTCAACTGCTTTCGCCTGATTGTATATTGCTCCACTTCTTGCAGAAGAACCCTTTTCTTTTAGTTTAGAATCATAAGTATAAATAATAACAGGATCAGTTATTGTTTTTGGGGATTTCAAAGACTTTCGAATCTGAGATGAATTCTTCTGAATAAAGTTACCGGCAATATCAATTACTTCCTGTGAGTTACGATAAGTTTTTGTAATCGAAAGTAATTCTGCATATCCCATTATTTCAGAGAACTTTGTAAATAATGTTATATCAGAACCACTAAAAGCATAAATAGATTGCCAATCATCACCTACAGCAATAATTTTTGCATTTGAATTAGTATGTAATGCTTCAACCAAATTGAATCGCTGTCTAGAAATATCCTGATATTCATCAACAATAATATATTTAAATTTAATCTGACTTCTTACAGCTTCTGATTCTTTTAATAAAATTGCAGATTTATTAATCATGTCAGAAAAATCAATAGCATTGTGTTTATTCAAATAACGTTCATATTCAAGATAACATTCTTTACATATACGAAGAAATAGTTTAGTTCTTACGTTGTTTGCAGATAACTGCCATTCATCAAATTGTTGAACTGTATATCCATTAGTCTTAAAATTCCCAATGAATCTATCAACAAGATTTATAAGCTTTCTGACATATCGGCTACCATCCTGGTCAGAAATCTTTTTCATAACTTCTTTATTATCTTTTGGAGTTAATATAAAGCCATCATCTTCAAGCTTTTCTCTTAAATGTTCTGTTAGTTCTCGTCCATCATTATATTTTGAACAAGTACAAATTAAGGTGGTCCCATGCTGCTTATGAAGAGCAACTTTATCTTTCATAGCTTTCTGATATTTCTCTAATTCTTCTTTTGAATATCTGTTACTATAGCCATCTTGAGTTACACCAAAGTGTTCAATATATGCTTCTTTATCACCCTGCTTAATAATAAAATCAGGTGTGTAAGGCTTTATAGAACCTTCAATACTAAATTTATATTTTGGTTCATATTCATATTCAATATTATTCAGATACAAAAAGTTTGCAATTTGAACTTCTTCATTTGAACGTAATTGTTCATTTTGAATTGTTACATATTTTTTATCACCAGATGGAATAATTTTCTTTTCATATTCCCCAAGTTCACTTCGTAAAGTTGTAAATGAAGATGATGCTATCTTATTAAACAAGATGGCTTTATCAACTATTTCGTCAGCAGGTGCATCACAATAAGAAGCAAAAAAAGTTACAAGATCATCTACAAGCTTTTCATTTGTAAGTACAGATTCATTAAAGTAATCTTCAAGAATAAAATATAATTTTTCATTCTGAACTATATTTAGTTTTTCATCATTCTGTTTATGAAGAATTGCATTTCCAGATGCATGAAATGTTGTTATAGGACAATCAATATGAAGTTGATTTTTGATCTTGTCACGTAATTCTTCTACAGCTTTATTTGTAAATGAAACTACTAAAATCTCTTCTGGCTTTATATTCAGCTTTTCAACAAGACACTTTACTTTAGCAGCAACTGTTGTTGTCTTTCCTGCACCTGCACCAGCAATTACAAGACAGTAATCTTCATCAGTAAGAACTACTTTTCTCTGGTCATCATCAAGTTTAATAACTGGATCAATTTCTTTAAGAATATTATCAAGATATTCTTTTTCAGAAACCATTTTATTATTAATGAAATCTTGATTATGTTGATTTACTAAATCACTGATTGCAGAGACATCATTAATGGTTTTCTGAACCTTTGCCGGATTTAATTTATTTTGTTTACAATAGTTATCTAAGAGTCTGTCTGTTGAAAGTTGTTTTAAATAATCAATATCTTTTGAATATTGTGCTAAATTATAGAACTTCTTGGAATATATGAATCTGAATCTAATAAGTCTTTTATGAAAGATTCCAATTTGATAGCAAAACTTGTATTTTCAAGTCCATTTGTTTGAGTCTCATCATTTGCTACCAAATAAATTCCTGAAGAAAGCCATTGTCTATTACTCAATTATATCATTTTCTATTGATTTTTTGTAGATTTACATTTTAATTTTTTCTGTACTATCGAAGGTCTTAGCTTTTCAATTAATTCTTTTTTGACATGCTCAGCTTTTTTATAAATAATATCTTCAATAAGATCTTCTTTACTACCATTAAAATTACGAGGAACATGGAAATATGTCTTTATATCTTCCATTGAAATATCAGAAAAATCTGTTTGATTGTCCTGAATGTAGGTTCTAATACGTTTTCTGACTTTTAAACTCTGTTTTGCCGAAGTTAAAATTTTTTTTGTGGGAAATGTTAATAATGAAACAACAAGAGTTGTATATAAAGCTGTTACAGCATTTTCAACTAACCACTCAATTAAATTAAAATCTCCTCCTTTTCCACCTGTATATGGTAATTCTTCTTGGAGTTTTTCCATTTTTAATATTAATCTTTTTTCTTTTTTATATTTAAACGGTAAATGGTTAATTAAATATTCTCTATCAAAAGAATATGTTTGATAGACCTCATCCATACTTATTCCAAGGTTCTTTATAGACAGAGAGTTCAGAATAGTTTTTATTTGCTTTGATATGTATATGTAAAAACCGTTACTAATATCTTCACAACAATATACCTCGTTGTATGAAAAATAAAATGGACATTTTGTTGGTTCTGTATATTCTATATTTAAAATCAAAATTCTGAAATTTATAATTATTTCGTTTTAAAAGCCTATTAAGTAAGAGTCCATAAAAATTAGACAAATCATCGCGTTTCCATTCATCTTCGTTATTAAAATCCCAAGACAATCCAATACCATCAAAAATTATATTTTGTATTGGTATTTCAATAGAGAAGTTTTTCTTACAATTCTTACATGTTATCAGGTTGTTCTGTATCATACCATTTGTTCCTTCGCTTCAGGTTTTATTCATTTTTTATTTCAAAGTAAGTAATTGTTTTATCAAATAAAGCATCA includes:
- a CDS encoding UvrD-helicase domain-containing protein, producing MVSEKEYLDNILKEIDPVIKLDDDQRKVVLTDEDYCLVIAGAGAGKTTTVAAKVKCLVEKLNIKPEEILVVSFTNKAVEELRDKIKNQLHIDCPITTFHASGNAILHKQNDEKLNIVQNEKLYFILEDYFNESVLTNEKLVDDLVTFFASYCDAPADEIVDKAILFNKIASSSFTTLRSELGEYEKKIIPSGDKKYVTIQNEQLRSNEEVQIANFLYLNNIEYEYEPKYKFSIEGSIKPYTPDFIIKQGDKEAYIEHFGVTQDGYSNRYSKEELEKYQKAMKDKVALHKQHGTTLICTCSKYNDGRELTEHLREKLEDDGFILTPKDNKEVMKKISDQDGSRYVRKLINLVDRFIGNFKTNGYTVQQFDEWQLSANNVRTKLFLRICKECYLEYERYLNKHNAIDFSDMINKSAILLKESEAVRSQIKFKYIIVDEYQDISRQRFNLVEALHTNSNAKIIAVGDDWQSIYAFSGSDITLFTKFSEIMGYAELLSITKTYRNSQEVIDIAGNFIQKNSSQIRKSLKSPKTITDPVIIYTYDSKLKEKGSSARSGAIYNQAKAVEIAIEQILEYDKQAEKKSSSILLLGRFGFDGKNLERSGLFEYKDSSKVKCLKYPKLNIIFMTAHASKGLGYDNVIVINGKNETYGFPSKIEDDPVLNYVIKRDNTIDAAEERRLFYVAMTRTKNRVYFIAPEQNPSEFLLEIKNDYKNVVLKGEWNEEVSDQNKFKKSCPICGYPLQHKYKEAYGLHLWICTNEPEICDFMTNKLDAGKLAIMKCPDCDGYLIAKSGKSNNYFLACTNYTSDNKGCNKKIWKTDYYKIMGYKE